One Vallitalea pronyensis genomic region harbors:
- a CDS encoding NAD(P)-dependent oxidoreductase, with product MDNNKIKVLINLPEGFYRCEKLAPVFKRIEQRSIIRKTSHNTPEDIMEDLKWAEAVIMWSWPELSDDMIEECPHLRYVGQINSSKPTAKVLLKKEIALSEARHAWSPAVAEMALTLMLTGLRKVSDFHMAMRQGTEAWIEDFPMDIDPLERQLTGRRVGIVGFGRIGQRLAELLQPFNTTLRAYDPYLPQEIAKSYHATLVDKKELFENSEIIVLCAANTREAEKLVGREEIASIQKNGLLVNVGRASLVDMEALTERLQSEELFAMLDVFDKEPLEKDSPLRTLKNAWLTPHKAGGIMASVERALTMLMDDFEATLEGKERKYSITSAMLNCLSD from the coding sequence ATGGATAATAATAAAATAAAGGTATTAATCAACTTACCAGAGGGGTTTTATCGATGTGAAAAACTTGCGCCTGTATTTAAGCGTATTGAGCAAAGGTCAATCATAAGAAAAACATCCCATAACACACCTGAAGACATCATGGAGGATTTGAAATGGGCAGAAGCTGTTATCATGTGGTCTTGGCCGGAATTAAGTGACGATATGATAGAAGAGTGCCCGCATTTACGCTATGTAGGACAAATTAATTCAAGTAAACCAACGGCGAAAGTGCTTTTGAAAAAAGAGATTGCTTTATCAGAGGCAAGGCATGCATGGTCGCCAGCAGTTGCAGAAATGGCACTCACATTAATGCTTACTGGGTTAAGAAAAGTGAGTGATTTCCATATGGCCATGCGCCAAGGTACAGAAGCATGGATTGAAGATTTCCCTATGGATATAGACCCGTTAGAAAGACAATTGACAGGTAGACGTGTAGGTATTGTTGGCTTTGGTCGAATCGGGCAACGATTGGCAGAACTGTTACAGCCATTCAACACAACTCTAAGGGCTTATGACCCTTATTTACCTCAAGAAATTGCAAAAAGCTATCACGCAACATTAGTAGACAAGAAAGAACTATTTGAAAACTCCGAAATCATTGTGTTGTGCGCAGCAAACACCCGCGAAGCAGAGAAGCTTGTAGGAAGGGAAGAAATTGCATCTATACAGAAGAATGGCTTATTGGTAAATGTAGGTAGGGCTTCCCTAGTGGATATGGAGGCTTTAACAGAACGCTTACAATCAGAAGAACTATTTGCCATGCTGGATGTTTTTGATAAGGAGCCCTTAGAAAAAGACTCGCCATTACGTACCTTAAAAAATGCATGGCTAACACCCCACAAAGCAGGTGGTATTATGGCATCTGTAGAAAGAGCACTGACCATGTTAATGGATGATTTTGAAGCAACCCTAGAAGGAAAAGAGAGAAAGTATTCCATCACATCAGCAATGCTTAACTGTCTTTCTGATTAA
- a CDS encoding sulfatase family protein has translation MNQQPNILVIYTDQQSASMMSCTGNAYLQTPAMDYLAAQGIRFNRAYCTNPVCIPSRFSLLTGRYPSEIGLKSNKVEQEIDHVPQEIKDSGLGWLLKDAGYDVAYGGKEHLPLMCTEDLGYQYITDDEREGLADTCAAFIKKKRKKPFFLTVSFINPHDICMMAIRDYPTCELDHVLVKVCKKEQAMLDDVLKKVDSYEKDNFWRDICPPLPDNFEPQAHEPEAISMLLKQRPFKEKARKHYTQEQWRLHRFAYCRLTERVDAHIHMLLQALQESGQEDNTVIIFTSDHGDMDGSHRMEHKTALYEECCRIPLIITHQGQCIQNHIDDEHLVSNGLDLYPTICDYAGITIPKNIQGNSLKPIVEGADPIWRNRLIVESEFGKMNVTKKYKHVQYIQGAHSEQLYDLVKDPGEMENIATDETYSDMLKAFRKSKPTIE, from the coding sequence ATGAACCAACAACCGAATATTCTGGTGATCTATACAGACCAGCAAAGTGCTTCCATGATGAGTTGCACAGGTAATGCCTACCTACAGACACCTGCGATGGATTATCTTGCGGCACAAGGTATCCGATTTAATCGGGCATATTGCACGAATCCTGTTTGCATACCATCTCGCTTTAGCTTACTAACCGGTCGTTACCCTAGTGAAATCGGGTTAAAAAGCAATAAAGTTGAACAAGAGATTGATCATGTGCCACAAGAAATAAAAGACAGTGGACTTGGCTGGTTGTTAAAAGATGCAGGTTATGATGTGGCTTATGGTGGAAAAGAGCACCTTCCTCTCATGTGTACAGAGGATCTTGGTTATCAGTATATCACAGACGATGAAAGAGAAGGATTAGCAGATACTTGTGCCGCATTTATTAAGAAAAAAAGAAAGAAGCCATTTTTTTTAACCGTATCTTTCATCAATCCACATGACATTTGTATGATGGCCATTAGAGACTACCCAACCTGTGAATTGGATCATGTACTTGTAAAGGTATGTAAAAAAGAACAGGCCATGTTAGATGATGTGTTGAAAAAAGTGGACAGCTATGAAAAGGACAACTTTTGGAGAGACATATGCCCCCCACTACCTGATAATTTTGAGCCTCAAGCACATGAACCCGAAGCTATATCCATGCTTTTGAAACAACGCCCATTCAAAGAAAAAGCTAGGAAACATTATACACAAGAGCAGTGGCGTCTTCATCGCTTTGCATACTGTCGATTGACAGAAAGAGTGGATGCTCATATACATATGTTATTGCAGGCTTTGCAAGAAAGTGGACAAGAGGACAATACAGTGATTATATTCACCAGCGATCATGGGGATATGGATGGGTCGCATCGCATGGAACATAAGACCGCTCTCTATGAAGAATGCTGTCGTATACCTTTGATTATCACGCATCAAGGCCAGTGTATTCAGAATCATATAGATGATGAACACCTGGTCAGTAATGGACTAGACCTATACCCAACAATCTGTGATTATGCGGGTATTACCATACCAAAAAACATACAGGGGAACAGCCTTAAACCAATTGTTGAAGGTGCTGACCCCATATGGCGTAATCGGCTAATTGTTGAGAGTGAATTTGGTAAGATGAATGTTACAAAGAAATACAAACATGTACAGTATATCCAAGGTGCACATAGCGAGCAATTATATGACCTTGTTAAAGACCCAGGAGAAATGGAAAATATTGCAACCGACGAAACATACAGTGATATGCTTAAGGCATTTAGAAAAAGCAAGCCAACGATAGAATAG